In Halogeometricum sp. S1BR25-6, a single genomic region encodes these proteins:
- a CDS encoding HAD family hydrolase: MSRFDAVLFDLDGTLCESDQDVDHLYFGAFERAGVEPFGVPSDLWAVLDGPPTTPDEFGYYRAGFRAVAAEHDREGADVSAVAREFVDGIDYGAVSLLDGAEAALEDAGVGHRVGLLTNGPEYRQSVKLEALGLEDAFEVIVYAGDMERRKPHADPFDRAVESLGVDASDALYVGNSLKYDVAGAREAGMPVAWYPDGDVDPGSYDPDYVVESLPELAAVLDGSAE; the protein is encoded by the coding sequence ATGAGCCGCTTCGACGCCGTCCTCTTCGACCTCGACGGGACGCTGTGCGAGAGCGACCAGGACGTCGACCACCTCTACTTCGGGGCGTTCGAGCGGGCGGGCGTGGAACCGTTCGGCGTCCCGAGCGACCTGTGGGCGGTGCTGGACGGCCCGCCGACCACTCCGGACGAGTTCGGCTACTACCGCGCCGGCTTCCGGGCGGTGGCGGCCGAGCACGACCGGGAGGGGGCGGACGTGAGCGCCGTCGCCCGCGAGTTCGTCGACGGCATCGACTACGGGGCCGTCTCGCTCCTCGACGGGGCGGAGGCGGCGCTGGAAGACGCCGGTGTCGGCCATCGAGTGGGGCTGCTGACGAACGGTCCCGAGTACCGCCAATCGGTCAAACTGGAGGCGCTGGGGTTGGAGGACGCCTTCGAGGTAATCGTCTACGCCGGCGACATGGAGCGCCGGAAACCCCACGCCGACCCGTTCGACCGGGCGGTCGAATCGTTGGGCGTCGACGCGTCCGACGCGCTCTACGTCGGCAACTCCCTGAAGTACGACGTGGCCGGCGCCCGCGAGGCCGGGATGCCCGTCGCGTGGTATCCCGACGGCGACGTCGACCCCGGGTCGTACGACCCCGACTACGTCGTCGAGTCGCTCCCGGAACTCGCCGCTGTGCTCGACGGGTCCGCGGAGTGA
- a CDS encoding DUF6789 family protein, translating into MNRSLAAVAGGLSGTAALTVLLLLFEVETRSQVGMFDVVARFVGVPGSTTVGFVLFVAAGTLAWPLLLVAVEDSVPGSDPAIKGMGIGVLLWIPFLLLGRAELSGAIVFAFAGLTLVAHLAYGYITGAVYARLTGRTPSGGTLGDGSELQG; encoded by the coding sequence ATGAACCGGTCCCTCGCCGCTGTCGCCGGTGGACTCTCCGGAACCGCCGCGCTGACCGTTCTACTCCTCCTCTTCGAGGTCGAAACCCGGTCGCAGGTAGGCATGTTCGACGTCGTCGCGCGGTTCGTCGGCGTCCCCGGGAGTACGACCGTCGGATTCGTCCTGTTTGTCGCCGCCGGGACGCTGGCGTGGCCCCTCCTGCTCGTCGCCGTCGAGGACTCCGTCCCCGGGTCTGACCCCGCGATAAAGGGGATGGGAATCGGCGTGCTCCTCTGGATTCCGTTCCTCCTCCTCGGACGGGCGGAACTCTCGGGGGCCATCGTGTTCGCCTTCGCCGGCCTGACGCTCGTCGCCCACCTCGCCTACGGCTATATCACCGGCGCCGTCTACGCCCGTCTCACGGGTCGAACGCCGTCGGGCGGTACGCTCGGCGACGGTTCGGAGCTTCAGGGCTAA
- a CDS encoding bile acid:sodium symporter family protein, translating to MSLQTTLERIGDVTSKYFVLWVVAVAPLALYSPETFTPIAPYITPLLGIIMLGMGLTLTPADFRRVVERPRDVFVGAASQWLLMPLFAYGLVALLGLPPEIGIGLILVGAAPGGTASNVMTYLGRGDVALSVTITTVTTVAAPVVMPAWIVLLAGESISVTFAEMAASIVQVVLLPVISGLLLRYVLDRYAPTVARAGVSIFPAVSVVAIVAIIAAVVGLNVTTILSAGLVVLLAVVLHNGLGLGSGYGIGRASGMPEERARTCAFEVGLQNSGLAVALATAHFGASAALIPALFSVWHNVSGPALATLFSRMDDDDGSASEGGSASTAD from the coding sequence GTGAGCCTGCAGACGACGCTCGAACGAATCGGCGACGTCACGAGCAAGTACTTCGTCCTCTGGGTGGTGGCGGTGGCGCCGCTGGCGCTGTACTCGCCGGAGACGTTCACGCCCATCGCGCCGTACATCACGCCGCTCTTGGGAATCATCATGCTGGGGATGGGGCTGACGCTGACGCCCGCGGACTTCCGTCGGGTCGTCGAACGGCCGCGCGACGTGTTCGTCGGCGCGGCCAGCCAGTGGCTGCTGATGCCGCTGTTCGCCTACGGTCTCGTCGCCCTCCTCGGTCTGCCGCCCGAGATAGGCATCGGACTCATCCTCGTCGGCGCCGCGCCGGGCGGCACCGCCTCGAACGTGATGACCTACCTCGGGCGCGGCGACGTGGCGCTGTCGGTGACCATCACCACGGTGACGACCGTCGCGGCGCCGGTGGTGATGCCGGCGTGGATCGTGCTCCTCGCCGGCGAGTCCATCTCGGTCACGTTCGCGGAGATGGCCGCGTCCATCGTGCAGGTGGTCCTCCTGCCGGTCATCAGCGGACTGCTCCTTCGGTACGTCCTCGACCGGTACGCGCCGACCGTCGCCCGGGCGGGCGTCTCCATCTTCCCGGCGGTCAGCGTCGTCGCCATCGTCGCCATTATCGCCGCCGTCGTCGGACTGAACGTGACGACCATCCTCTCGGCGGGTCTCGTCGTCCTCCTCGCCGTCGTCCTGCACAACGGTCTCGGCCTCGGGTCGGGCTACGGTATCGGGCGCGCGAGCGGGATGCCCGAAGAGCGCGCTCGGACCTGCGCCTTCGAGGTCGGACTGCAGAACAGCGGGCTGGCCGTCGCGCTGGCGACGGCGCACTTCGGCGCGAGCGCTGCCCTGATTCCCGCGCTGTTCAGCGTCTGGCACAACGTCTCGGGGCCGGCGCTGGCGACGCTGTTCTCCCGGATGGACGACGACGACGGGTCGGCGTCCGAGGGCGGTTCGGCGTCGACGGCCGACTGA
- a CDS encoding phosphotransferase family protein → MTRDARERLAKRFADYRIARRLHDVPPHEVYEIALDGRRAVYKGDIEPTGNAAVEGRIIDIVGRETAVPVPEIRHVGDDYYVATWHSGAPAPDASDEADEAWARAAGRGLATLHEETEPLVDGYGPFRAAGGSLRVETADDWHGAAVDDVRQRRSVLAEYGHADVADAVVGFLRDRPDAFDGAGDPVCCHGWWTPEHVAVSDRRVACVVDFEHATAAPGEWDYLRTVTPTFAARGEDATAARRAFRRGYESVRSLPPGFERRRQYYRLVNGVYYLQSLYVQDQHGSAATAERAKRFRARMFETMSELG, encoded by the coding sequence ATGACACGAGACGCGCGCGAGAGACTCGCGAAACGGTTCGCAGACTACCGAATCGCCCGTCGCCTCCACGACGTGCCGCCGCACGAGGTGTACGAGATAGCGCTCGACGGCCGCCGCGCCGTCTACAAGGGCGACATCGAACCAACGGGGAATGCGGCCGTCGAAGGCCGTATCATCGACATCGTCGGGCGTGAGACGGCGGTTCCGGTGCCCGAGATACGGCACGTCGGCGACGATTACTACGTCGCCACGTGGCACTCCGGCGCCCCCGCGCCGGACGCGTCGGATGAGGCCGACGAGGCGTGGGCGCGCGCCGCCGGTCGCGGGCTGGCGACGCTCCACGAAGAGACGGAACCGCTGGTCGACGGCTACGGCCCGTTCCGCGCGGCCGGCGGCAGTCTCCGCGTCGAGACGGCGGACGACTGGCACGGGGCGGCCGTCGACGACGTCCGCCAACGCCGGTCGGTCCTCGCCGAGTACGGCCACGCCGACGTCGCCGACGCCGTGGTCGGGTTCCTCCGCGACCGCCCGGACGCCTTCGACGGCGCGGGCGACCCCGTCTGCTGTCACGGGTGGTGGACGCCCGAACACGTCGCTGTCAGTGACCGGCGGGTCGCGTGCGTCGTCGACTTCGAGCACGCGACGGCGGCACCGGGTGAGTGGGACTATTTGCGGACGGTCACGCCGACGTTCGCGGCGCGCGGCGAGGACGCGACGGCCGCGCGACGCGCGTTCCGGCGCGGCTACGAATCGGTCCGCTCGCTCCCACCCGGGTTCGAGCGCCGACGCCAGTACTACCGGCTGGTGAACGGCGTCTACTACTTGCAGTCGCTCTACGTGCAGGACCAGCACGGGTCGGCGGCGACGGCGGAGCGTGCGAAGCGGTTCCGAGCGCGGATGTTCGAGACGATGTCGGAACTCGGCTGA
- a CDS encoding SDR family oxidoreductase, whose amino-acid sequence MSSTDRSEVVVITGSSSGIGRATAHEFAEDGARVALLARNEERLENAKAEVEERGGKALAIPTDVSEYDEVEAAAERVEEEFGPIDTWVNAAMATVFGEFTEVEPEEFERATDVNYLGFVNGSHVALNRMVPRDSGTLVQVGSALSYRGIPLQAAYCGSKFAIRGMTDSIRTELLHDDSDVHVTTVHLPGVNTPQFDQVKLHVDKLPRPVAPVFQPEVAADSIHWAAHHERREVYVGRSTVKTIWGNKIAPWLVDRLLAKQGYSGQFRDEDVPDDYEDYLFEPKSGDRGTHGSFDDEAEAGSVQLTLTKHREALGAVLGVLALVAAKLYVGDDG is encoded by the coding sequence ATGAGTTCGACGGACCGCTCAGAAGTGGTCGTCATCACCGGGTCCTCCTCGGGCATCGGGCGGGCGACCGCGCACGAGTTCGCGGAGGACGGCGCCAGGGTCGCACTGCTCGCGCGCAACGAAGAGCGCCTGGAGAACGCGAAAGCGGAAGTCGAAGAACGCGGCGGGAAGGCGCTCGCCATTCCGACCGACGTCAGCGAGTACGACGAGGTCGAGGCGGCCGCAGAGCGGGTCGAAGAGGAGTTCGGCCCCATCGACACCTGGGTCAACGCGGCGATGGCGACGGTGTTCGGCGAGTTCACCGAGGTCGAACCCGAGGAGTTCGAGCGGGCGACCGACGTGAACTACCTCGGTTTCGTCAACGGGTCGCACGTCGCGCTGAACCGGATGGTACCGCGCGACAGCGGTACGCTCGTTCAGGTCGGGTCGGCGCTGTCGTACCGCGGCATCCCCCTGCAGGCGGCCTACTGCGGGTCGAAGTTCGCCATCCGCGGGATGACCGACTCCATCCGCACCGAACTGCTCCACGACGACAGCGACGTGCACGTGACGACCGTTCACCTGCCGGGCGTCAACACGCCGCAGTTCGACCAGGTGAAACTCCACGTCGACAAACTCCCCCGTCCGGTCGCGCCCGTCTTCCAACCCGAAGTCGCGGCCGACAGCATCCACTGGGCGGCCCACCACGAACGGCGCGAGGTGTACGTCGGGCGCTCGACGGTCAAGACCATCTGGGGGAACAAGATAGCGCCGTGGCTGGTGGATCGCCTGCTCGCGAAACAGGGCTACAGCGGCCAGTTCCGCGACGAGGACGTCCCCGACGACTACGAGGACTACCTCTTCGAACCCAAGTCGGGCGACCGGGGCACGCACGGGTCGTTCGACGACGAGGCCGAGGCGGGGAGCGTCCAACTCACGCTCACCAAGCATCGCGAGGCTCTCGGCGCGGTGCTCGGCGTCCTCGCGCTCGTGGCAGCGAAGCTCTACGTCGGTGACGACGGATGA
- a CDS encoding DUF1328 domain-containing protein: MTALTALTTGAAVASTALPLQSGGLLTLAIAFLVLAILAGFAGFRGVAGLSMSAARILVVVFLVLAIVTFIL, encoded by the coding sequence ATGACAGCACTCACAGCGCTCACGACCGGTGCCGCAGTCGCGTCGACCGCGCTCCCCCTGCAGTCGGGAGGGCTCCTGACGCTCGCCATCGCGTTCCTCGTGCTCGCCATTCTGGCGGGTTTCGCGGGGTTCCGCGGCGTCGCGGGCCTCTCGATGAGCGCCGCGCGAATCCTCGTCGTGGTGTTCCTCGTGCTCGCTATCGTCACGTTCATCCTGTAA
- a CDS encoding ABC transporter ATP-binding protein, which produces MVDLELDGVRREYAGTAALADVSLSVAEGEFFTLVGPSGCGKTTTLRLVAGLESPDAGAVRFGGEDVRGVPTEDRDVGVVFQNYALFPHMSVRENVAYGLQFDGPPAGTTKEERVDELLSMVNLEGMGGRDPDELSGGQQQRVALARALAPEPRVLLLDEPMSALDARLREQLRRSVKAIQRELDVTTLYVTHDQEEALAVSDRVAVMNAGRVEQVGTPQAIYRRPETAFVASFVGDNNVFEAEVLASPPESTAARVADAEFELPPVDAAAGETVRFCVRPERLSVADPPSPDAPSPPNRLTVDVETAEFLGDTTRLYCRWAGRRIVVRTPDVPDADRLDVEFEPAAATFF; this is translated from the coding sequence GTGGTTGACCTCGAACTCGACGGTGTCCGCCGGGAGTACGCCGGAACGGCCGCCTTGGCGGACGTCTCCCTGTCGGTCGCCGAGGGGGAGTTCTTCACGCTGGTCGGCCCCTCCGGGTGCGGGAAGACGACGACGCTCCGCCTCGTCGCCGGGTTGGAGTCGCCCGACGCGGGCGCCGTCCGCTTCGGCGGCGAGGACGTGCGCGGGGTGCCGACCGAGGACCGCGACGTGGGCGTCGTCTTCCAGAACTACGCGCTGTTCCCCCACATGAGCGTCCGCGAGAACGTCGCCTACGGCCTGCAGTTCGACGGGCCGCCCGCCGGGACCACGAAGGAGGAACGCGTCGACGAGCTGCTGTCGATGGTGAATCTAGAGGGAATGGGCGGCCGCGACCCGGACGAACTCTCCGGCGGGCAACAGCAGCGGGTCGCCCTCGCCCGCGCCCTCGCGCCCGAACCGCGCGTCCTCCTCCTCGACGAACCCATGAGCGCCCTCGACGCCCGACTCCGCGAGCAACTCCGCCGCAGCGTCAAGGCCATCCAACGGGAACTGGACGTGACGACGCTGTACGTCACGCACGACCAGGAGGAGGCGCTGGCCGTCTCCGACCGCGTGGCCGTGATGAACGCCGGCCGGGTCGAACAGGTCGGCACGCCGCAGGCGATATACCGCCGGCCGGAGACGGCGTTCGTCGCCTCCTTCGTCGGCGACAACAACGTCTTCGAGGCCGAGGTTCTGGCGTCGCCCCCCGAGTCGACGGCCGCCCGCGTCGCGGACGCCGAGTTCGAACTGCCGCCCGTCGACGCCGCGGCGGGCGAGACGGTGCGATTCTGCGTCCGCCCGGAGCGCCTGTCGGTGGCGGACCCGCCCTCGCCGGACGCCCCCTCGCCGCCGAACCGCCTGACCGTCGACGTGGAGACGGCGGAGTTCCTCGGCGATACGACCCGGCTGTACTGCCGGTGGGCGGGGAGACGGATAGTCGTCCGGACGCCGGACGTGCCCGACGCGGACCGCCTCGACGTCGAATTCGAGCCCGCGGCGGCGACGTTTTTCTGA
- a CDS encoding glycoside hydrolase family 15 protein, with amino-acid sequence MSEYTPLEEYGAIGNLETTALVGADGSIDWCCLPKVSSPGVFARILDPGGGHFSIRPTAEYESEQAYLDETAVLQTTFETDSGTVTVTDFMPFVGEEDPSNPKVQGIYRRVACTDGEVELDVEFEPRFDFVRADTHVESTENGAVASGDGKRLFLVSPTDLDVNDAETTATATVDLSAGEDRWYVLQYGMEVPTDDDRCELLLEETASYWQEWTHNCGDDCPHEGYAHDLLTRSAIVLKLLTFRDTGAIAAAPTASLPEVVGGVRNWDYRYSWIRDGAFTTRALVNLGHEREAREYIEDFLQISRERDPAEIRPLYSLDHGDLEEETLDYFEGYRGSTPVRIGNQASGQTQLDVYGELILSVYHLAQAQNELAAADWRAVKDIADYVCEAWDQTDAGIWELRDDQRHFVHSKVMCWTALDRALEIAEGEAFDAPVERWSEVREEIKKTTVEEGYDEEWGSFTQSFRNEQLDASVLMLPLSGMLPFDDERVQSTIDTVWSELGRGNGLVRRYQDDPLPGEEGAFVVCSYWLASCLALSDRLDEAWEVFEAANEHVSPLGLLSEEVDPDSGDLLGNFPQGFSHLGLITAALYLKAAEEGEELEDPLSVRPFDDDDAGRGSISKS; translated from the coding sequence ATGAGTGAGTACACACCGCTGGAGGAGTACGGAGCGATCGGCAACTTAGAGACGACGGCCCTCGTCGGCGCCGACGGGTCCATCGACTGGTGCTGTCTCCCGAAGGTGTCCTCGCCGGGCGTGTTCGCCCGCATCCTCGACCCCGGCGGCGGCCACTTCTCGATTCGACCGACCGCCGAGTACGAAAGCGAGCAGGCCTACCTCGACGAGACGGCGGTTCTGCAGACGACGTTCGAGACGGATTCGGGGACGGTGACCGTCACCGACTTCATGCCGTTCGTGGGCGAGGAGGACCCCTCGAATCCGAAGGTACAGGGTATCTATCGGCGGGTCGCCTGTACCGACGGGGAGGTGGAACTCGACGTCGAGTTCGAACCGCGGTTCGACTTCGTGCGGGCGGATACGCACGTCGAATCGACCGAAAACGGCGCCGTCGCCAGCGGGGACGGGAAGCGACTGTTCCTCGTCAGTCCGACGGACCTCGACGTGAACGACGCCGAAACGACGGCGACGGCGACAGTCGACCTCTCAGCCGGGGAGGACCGCTGGTACGTCCTCCAGTACGGGATGGAGGTACCGACCGACGACGACCGCTGCGAGTTGCTCCTCGAAGAGACCGCCTCCTACTGGCAGGAGTGGACGCACAACTGCGGCGACGACTGCCCGCACGAGGGCTACGCCCACGACCTCCTCACGCGCTCGGCCATCGTGCTCAAACTGCTCACCTTCCGCGACACCGGCGCCATCGCCGCCGCGCCCACCGCGTCGCTGCCCGAGGTGGTCGGCGGCGTCCGCAACTGGGACTACCGCTACTCGTGGATACGCGACGGCGCGTTCACCACCCGCGCGCTCGTCAACCTCGGGCACGAGCGCGAGGCCCGCGAGTACATCGAGGACTTCCTCCAGATCAGCCGCGAGCGCGACCCCGCGGAGATACGGCCGCTCTACAGCCTCGACCACGGCGACCTGGAGGAAGAGACGCTCGACTACTTCGAGGGCTACCGCGGTTCCACCCCCGTCCGCATCGGCAACCAGGCCAGCGGACAGACGCAACTCGACGTGTACGGCGAGCTTATCCTCTCCGTGTACCACCTCGCGCAGGCGCAGAACGAACTCGCCGCCGCCGATTGGCGGGCAGTGAAGGACATCGCCGACTACGTCTGCGAGGCGTGGGACCAGACGGACGCCGGCATCTGGGAGCTCCGGGACGACCAGCGGCACTTCGTCCACTCGAAGGTAATGTGCTGGACCGCGCTCGACCGGGCGCTCGAAATCGCGGAAGGCGAAGCGTTCGACGCGCCGGTCGAGCGGTGGTCGGAAGTGCGCGAGGAGATAAAGAAGACGACCGTCGAGGAGGGGTACGACGAGGAGTGGGGGAGCTTCACCCAGTCGTTCCGCAACGAGCAACTCGACGCCTCGGTCCTGATGCTCCCCCTCTCGGGGATGCTGCCGTTCGACGACGAACGGGTGCAGTCGACCATCGACACCGTCTGGTCGGAACTCGGCCGCGGGAACGGGCTGGTCCGTCGGTACCAGGACGACCCGCTGCCGGGCGAGGAGGGGGCGTTCGTGGTCTGTTCGTACTGGCTCGCGAGCTGTCTCGCGCTCTCGGACCGCTTGGACGAGGCGTGGGAGGTGTTCGAGGCGGCGAACGAGCACGTCTCGCCGCTCGGACTGCTTTCCGAGGAAGTCGACCCCGACTCCGGCGACCTGCTCGGAAACTTCCCGCAGGGGTTCAGCCACCTCGGCCTCATCACCGCCGCGCTCTACCTGAAGGCCGCCGAGGAGGGCGAGGAGTTGGAGGACCCCCTCAGCGTCCGGCCGTTCGACGACGACGACGCCGGTCGGGGTTCCATCTCGAAATCCTGA
- a CDS encoding SAM hydrolase/SAM-dependent halogenase family protein: MITLASDFGTPYPAAMKGVLLGRTDARLVDVGHDFPRQDVRATAFWLREVLPYFPPATHLVVVDPGVGTDRAALVVEVDGHTFVAPDNGVVLPVAREIAGDDFDVYEVAYEETPSNTFHGRDVFAPAAADVHDAPAVTAVDRIAPTDEYVDLAFPDPDVGDGAAAGEVLVVDGFGNVVTNVPGEFLDGLDRVSVGGEAVPVGRSYAAVDPGDRVVTVGSHGNVEFAVNRGRGDDAFGFEAGDAVSLERA, encoded by the coding sequence ATGATAACGCTCGCTTCGGACTTCGGGACGCCGTACCCGGCGGCGATGAAAGGCGTGCTACTCGGACGCACCGACGCCCGACTCGTCGACGTGGGCCACGACTTCCCGCGGCAGGACGTGCGCGCGACGGCTTTTTGGCTCCGGGAGGTGCTGCCGTACTTCCCGCCGGCGACGCACCTCGTCGTCGTCGACCCCGGCGTCGGCACCGACCGCGCGGCCCTCGTCGTCGAGGTGGACGGACACACCTTCGTCGCGCCGGACAACGGCGTCGTGCTCCCGGTCGCCCGCGAAATCGCCGGCGACGACTTCGACGTGTACGAAGTCGCGTACGAGGAGACGCCGAGCAACACGTTCCACGGGCGCGACGTGTTCGCGCCGGCCGCGGCGGACGTCCACGACGCCCCCGCGGTGACGGCCGTCGACCGAATCGCGCCGACAGACGAGTACGTCGACCTCGCCTTTCCAGACCCCGACGTGGGCGACGGCGCCGCGGCGGGCGAAGTGCTCGTCGTCGACGGCTTCGGCAACGTCGTCACGAACGTCCCCGGGGAGTTCCTCGACGGCCTCGACCGGGTGTCCGTCGGCGGGGAGGCGGTTCCGGTCGGCCGGTCGTACGCCGCCGTCGACCCCGGCGACCGTGTCGTTACCGTCGGCAGCCACGGCAACGTGGAGTTCGCGGTGAACCGCGGCCGCGGCGACGACGCGTTCGGGTTCGAGGCGGGGGACGCGGTGTCGCTCGAACGCGCGTGA
- a CDS encoding phosphotransferase family protein — MDDVTAVLDREFPARRVAETTPARRGNTKETTLVRFADGGGVVVQFSADAEAFRTELALARAVRERTAVPTPRVLADGSLGGRPYAVVELVDGADLHERFSRVSSATRRRLSRGFGRSLAALHESFVFEDYGAVRVEDGRTGGEGDEDAGAALRADGTESWPSWFDAHARAGVDALPTAFDGVRDELLAALDDADVSGSPTPRLYPWDLRPGNAVFDGGDVAAVLDWGGPLSAAAGLAAAKVEHLVADWYVADGAPLRVAFREGYRSVRPYPEVPSVYRLAAVVRSAVDSHGVVTRPRYPELEGKKAVAFHRERMCEWLSAASPSDG, encoded by the coding sequence GTGGACGACGTGACCGCGGTGCTCGACCGGGAGTTCCCCGCCCGGCGCGTCGCGGAGACGACGCCCGCGCGGCGGGGCAACACGAAGGAGACGACGCTGGTGCGGTTCGCCGACGGCGGGGGCGTCGTCGTGCAGTTCTCCGCGGACGCCGAGGCGTTCCGGACCGAACTCGCACTCGCCCGCGCGGTCCGGGAACGCACCGCGGTGCCGACGCCGCGGGTCCTCGCCGACGGATCGCTGGGCGGTCGACCGTACGCGGTCGTGGAACTGGTCGACGGAGCCGACCTGCACGAACGGTTCTCGCGCGTATCTTCGGCGACGCGACGACGGCTGAGTCGAGGATTCGGCCGCTCGCTCGCGGCGCTGCACGAGTCGTTCGTCTTCGAGGACTACGGCGCCGTGCGCGTCGAGGACGGACGCACGGGCGGCGAAGGAGACGAAGACGCGGGTGCCGCGTTGCGCGCCGACGGCACCGAGTCGTGGCCGTCGTGGTTCGACGCCCACGCCCGGGCGGGCGTCGACGCCCTCCCGACGGCGTTCGACGGCGTCCGGGACGAACTCCTCGCGGCCCTCGACGACGCCGACGTCTCCGGGAGTCCGACGCCGCGACTGTACCCGTGGGACCTCCGGCCCGGAAACGCCGTCTTCGACGGCGGCGACGTGGCCGCCGTGCTCGACTGGGGCGGGCCGCTGTCGGCGGCGGCGGGCCTCGCCGCCGCCAAGGTCGAACACCTCGTCGCGGACTGGTACGTCGCCGACGGCGCCCCCCTCAGAGTCGCGTTCCGCGAGGGCTACCGCTCGGTGCGGCCGTACCCCGAGGTTCCCTCCGTCTACCGACTCGCGGCGGTCGTCCGCTCGGCGGTGGACTCACACGGGGTCGTGACGCGGCCGCGCTACCCCGAACTGGAGGGCAAAAAGGCGGTCGCGTTCCACCGCGAACGAATGTGCGAGTGGCTGTCGGCCGCCTCGCCGTCCGACGGCTGA
- a CDS encoding YihY/virulence factor BrkB family protein has product MSRADSVVRVTKAVVAISREKNVTTLAASLSYYVFNAFVPTVFLLVVGIATFGSVDAIAQGLGRLTSVEPNQLQRVLKMIGAQTDARVRALSLAVAIMVWSTLKSFRSIQDTFAEVYGTRRHTSFWGRIRDTGLVFVGTTIALIVVSFVSVALSLALGGWWSVASGLLIFASLVVGFFPMYYFFPGVDQSPREALPGVLVAAAAWTVSGFVFRVYVGLSESVQLYGIAGVALIFLSWLYLGGLAILVGVVVNAVLSGRVDADLEWLPSVPSAPEALSDDDEVDAEARS; this is encoded by the coding sequence GTGTCCCGCGCCGATTCCGTCGTCCGAGTGACGAAAGCCGTCGTCGCCATCAGTCGCGAGAAGAACGTGACGACGCTCGCCGCCAGTCTGTCGTACTACGTGTTCAACGCGTTCGTGCCGACGGTGTTCCTGTTGGTCGTCGGCATCGCCACGTTCGGCAGCGTCGACGCCATCGCGCAGGGACTCGGCCGCCTCACGAGCGTCGAACCGAACCAGCTTCAGCGGGTGTTGAAGATGATCGGCGCCCAGACCGACGCCCGCGTTCGGGCGCTGTCGCTCGCCGTCGCCATCATGGTGTGGAGTACGCTGAAGAGCTTCCGCTCGATTCAGGACACGTTCGCCGAGGTGTACGGCACGCGCCGGCACACGTCGTTCTGGGGGCGCATACGCGACACGGGACTCGTCTTCGTCGGCACGACCATCGCGCTCATCGTCGTCTCGTTCGTCTCCGTCGCCCTGTCGTTGGCTCTCGGCGGCTGGTGGTCGGTGGCGAGCGGACTGCTCATCTTCGCCTCCCTGGTCGTCGGCTTCTTTCCGATGTACTACTTCTTCCCGGGCGTCGACCAATCGCCGCGCGAGGCGCTTCCGGGCGTCCTCGTGGCCGCGGCCGCGTGGACCGTCTCGGGGTTCGTCTTCCGCGTCTACGTCGGCCTCTCCGAGAGCGTCCAACTGTACGGCATCGCGGGCGTGGCGCTCATCTTCCTCTCGTGGCTGTATCTCGGCGGACTGGCCATCCTCGTCGGCGTCGTCGTCAACGCCGTCCTCTCGGGACGCGTCGACGCCGACCTGGAGTGGCTCCCGAGCGTTCCCAGCGCGCCCGAGGCCCTGTCGGACGACGACGAGGTCGACGCCGAGGCGCGCTCGTGA